In Phragmitibacter flavus, a single genomic region encodes these proteins:
- a CDS encoding DUF1501 domain-containing protein translates to MQRAATLAATPWLGQWGGATESTSLPMGNAEHCIFVWLGGGMSQIDTFDPKRRGNAKASPKVAGSDYAAIDTAVPGVQFTEHLPGMARLAERMTVVRTVNHHVVDEHAFATNLVHTGRMISGTVIYPSIGSIVAQQRGAVSADVPAYMLMGFPNVSRGPGFLGARHGYVYLLDTESGPAGFSRPEWVNMDRADRRQALLKPLLERAPAGTMSGEYEVAQREALRLAGPDFMRHFKLGEEPDVLRQKYGGEFGQRCLLARRLVQAGVRFVEVSHNLNFINGTGWDTHNEGQVNQHTLVKELDTAMSALIVDLEEKKLLDKTLVVIATEFGRPAEFDGRGGRGHQGAAFSMVLAGGGLKHRGVFGVTDELSKKIVESPVSIPDFHATIHAALGIDPHRSLMDGTRPIPITDEGKPIAALFG, encoded by the coding sequence ATGCAGCGGGCAGCTACTTTGGCAGCGACTCCATGGCTTGGTCAATGGGGCGGGGCGACAGAGTCAACGTCATTGCCAATGGGCAATGCTGAGCATTGCATCTTCGTCTGGTTGGGCGGCGGAATGTCGCAGATCGATACTTTTGACCCCAAACGTCGCGGCAATGCCAAGGCGTCGCCGAAGGTGGCCGGTTCAGACTACGCGGCGATCGACACGGCGGTTCCGGGGGTGCAATTTACTGAGCACCTGCCGGGGATGGCGCGGCTTGCGGAACGGATGACGGTGGTGCGCACGGTCAATCATCATGTGGTAGATGAGCATGCTTTTGCGACCAATCTGGTTCACACCGGGCGGATGATCAGCGGCACGGTGATTTACCCTTCGATCGGTTCCATCGTGGCCCAGCAGCGGGGTGCGGTCAGTGCGGATGTGCCGGCCTACATGCTCATGGGATTTCCGAACGTGAGTCGCGGACCTGGTTTTTTGGGGGCGAGACATGGGTATGTGTATCTGCTGGATACGGAGTCAGGACCGGCGGGGTTTTCCCGTCCGGAATGGGTGAACATGGACCGGGCGGACCGGCGGCAGGCTTTGTTGAAACCTTTGTTGGAACGGGCTCCGGCGGGCACGATGAGCGGAGAGTATGAGGTGGCTCAACGCGAGGCGCTGCGGCTTGCGGGGCCGGATTTCATGCGGCACTTCAAGCTGGGTGAGGAGCCGGATGTTTTGCGACAGAAGTATGGAGGTGAGTTTGGACAGCGCTGTCTGCTGGCGCGGCGGCTGGTGCAGGCGGGGGTGCGTTTTGTTGAGGTGTCGCACAACCTGAATTTCATCAATGGCACGGGCTGGGACACCCACAATGAGGGGCAGGTCAATCAGCACACGTTGGTCAAGGAACTGGACACGGCGATGTCGGCATTGATCGTTGATCTGGAAGAGAAAAAATTGCTCGACAAGACATTGGTGGTGATCGCCACGGAATTTGGCCGTCCAGCGGAGTTTGATGGTCGGGGTGGACGCGGGCACCAGGGGGCGGCGTTCAGCATGGTGCTGGCGGGTGGCGGATTAAAACATCGGGGGGTGTTTGGGGTGACGGATGAGCTGTCGAAAAAGATTGTGGAGAGTCCGGTGTCGATTCCAGATTTTCATGCGACGATTCATGCCGCGCTGGGGATTGATCCGCACCGGTCATTGATGGATGGCACCCGCCCGATTCCGATCACGGATGAAGGTAAACCTATTGCAGCGTTGTTTGGTTGA